The Archangium primigenium genomic interval TAACGGCTGTCCAGTCATCGTCCAGGAGGGCGACCTCATACGTGCCCTGGTTCACCATGGGCTCCACCGCGAGGACCATTCCTGGACGAAGCTTCATCCCACTGCCGGATTGCCCGTAGTTGGGAACCTCGGGCTTCTCGTGCAACCGACGGCCGATTCCATGCCCAGTGAAATCCCGTACCACTGAAAACCCCCGGGCTTCCACATACCCCTGCACCGCGTGGCCGATGTCACCAATCCGGTTGCCCGCGACCATGGCCTGGATCCCCTTGTTCAGGGACTCCCGCGTGGCGTCGATCAGTGCCTGGGCCTCGGCGGTCACCTTGCCCACGGGCACGGTGCGGGCCGAGTCCCCGAAAAACCCCCGGTACACCACCCCGAAGTCGAGCTTCATCAGGTCCCCCTCCTGAAGCGTGCGCTTCCTCGAGGGGATGCCGTGGACGACCTCGTGGTTCACGGAGGCGCACAGGCAGGCGGGAAAGCCGTGGTAGCCCTTGAAGGCCGGCCGGGCACCCTTCTCGTAGATCAGCTTCTCCGCGAGCGCATCGAGGTCCCAAGTGGTGACCCCGGGTGCGACGGCTTGCTCGAGCGCGTCCAGGATCTCGCTGACGATGCGCCCCGCCTCCCGCATGAGGACGATCTCGTCCTTGCTCTTGATCTCGACCTGGCTCATGCGGTTCCGGGGCTGGGCGAGGCGCTCAGGCCCTTCCGAGGGCCTTCTTGAGCTCCTCGTAGATGCCTTCCGGGGAACCCACGCCGTCGATGCTCTTGAGCAGGCCCTTCTGGGCGTAGAACTGCTTCAAGGGCGCGGTCTCCGTATCGTATTTCTTGAGCCGCCGCTCGATCACCTCGGCGGTGTCGTCCTCGCGCTGGACGATGGGCGAGTCATCCTTGTCGCACAGGCCCGCCCGCCGCGGGGGGTTCTGCGTCACGTGGTAGACGGAGCCACAGGACGGGCATGAGCGCCGACCCGAACCGCGCTCGACGAGCGTCTCGTGCGGCACCTCGAACGACACCACCGCGTTCAGACCCTTGCCCAGCTTGGCCAGCATGCGATCGAGGGCATCGGCCTGCGGCGTGGTGCGCGGGAAGCCGTCCAGGATGAAGCCCTTGGCGCAATCGGCCTCCTTGAGACGCTCCTCGACGATTCCAATGACGAGCTCGTCCGGCACGAAGGCCCCCGCGGCCATCAACGGCCCGGCCTGCTTGCCCAACTCGGTGCCTTCACGCACCGCCTTGCGGAGGATGTCCCCCGTGGAGATCTGGGGAATCGCGAAATCCGCGTACAACTTCTTCGCCTGGGTCCCCTTCCCGGCGTTAGGCGGGCCCAACAGGATGAGGTTCATGTGTTCTCTCTCAGCGCGTCAGGAAGGAGCGCGGAAGTGCGCCATGGCTGCATCCGCCCGCGACTCGTACACCCCGGAACGACGAGGCGCCCCTCCCGGGGTGAGGGGGAGGAGCGCCCGCGAAGCGGCAGCCAGGAACTAGGCCGCTACGCGAACCCGGCCGCGAATACGGGGACCCCGGGGGCCCGCGAATCCCTCGTAGTTGCGGCTGATCAGATGGCCTTCGATCTGCTGGACGGTATCCAACGCCACGCCCACGACGATGAGCAGCGCGGTGCCACCGAAGGTGAAGCGCACGCCCAACAGGTTGGTGACGATGGAGGGGATCACGCAGATGGCCGCCAGGTAGAGCGCTCCACCGAAGGTGATGCGGTTGAGCACGCCCTCGATGAAATCCGCCGTCTGACGACCCGGGCGGATGCCCGGGATGTAGCCGCCCTGCTTCTTGATGTTGTCCGCCACGTCGTCCGGCCGGAAGGTCAGCGCCGTGTAGAAGAAGGAGAAGAAGACGATCAGCAGCACGAAGAGGCCGTTGTACACCCAGGGGCTGGCCTCGATGCTGCGCTGCACTCCCTGCAGGACCGGGAACCAGGTGCCCAGGGTGGCGGGGAACGACAGCAGCGCGCCCGCGAAGATGGGGGGAATCACACCGGCGGTGTTGACCTTCATCGGGAAGTACGTGGCCTGGCCGGCGAACATCCGGCGACCCGCCATGCGCTTGGCGTACTGCACCGGAATCCGGCGCATGCCTCGCTCGACGTAGACCACCACGGCGACCACGGCCACCATGAAGGCGAGCAGGGCGATCACCGCGGCCATGCTCACCACTTCCTGCTGAACCAGGTCCAGCAGCGTCTTGCCGCTCGGCAGCAGGCCCGCCACGATGCCCGCGAAGATGATGAGCGAGATGCCATTGCCGATGCCGCGCTCGGTGATCCGCTCACCCAGCCACATGATGAAGGCGGTGCCCGCCGTGAGGCTGATGACGGTCATGAAGGTGAACCAGGCGTTGTCGTTGGGCACGACCACCTGGTTGAAGCCGTTCTGACCCGCGTCGGAGCGACCCAAGGACGCCAACCAGCGCGAGATGCCGATGCCCTGGACCGTCGACAGCAGGATGGTGCCGTAGCGCGTGTACTGGTTGATCTTCTGACGACCGCCCGCACCTTCCTTCTGCAGTCGCTCCAGGCTGGGCACCACGACGGCCAGCAGCTGGATGATGATGGAGGCGGACACGTACGGCATGATGCCCAGACCAAAGATGGACATCTGGTTCAGGGCGCCGCCGGAAAAGAGGTTGAAGAGCGAGAACAGGCCGCCCGACTGGCGCTGGGCGTCCATGAACGCGTTCATCGCCGCCCGGTCCACCCCAGGCGTGTTGATGAAGATGCCGATGCGGTACACCGCGAGCAGCATCAGCGTATAGATGAGCCGGCTACGCAACTCCGCGATGCGGAAGACGTTGGCGAAGGCGTTCAGAGCCACGTGGGATCCATCCCCTAAAAAGGTTTAGGCGAGAACAACAGCGCCCCAATCCGCATTCGGAGAGGGGCGCGAAATCCTACACCGTTGGCAAGGCGGACACCACTGAGAGTGTGGCCCGCCCTACCTTCACTTCCGGGCCTGCTTCACGCCCTTGCCCGCGTGCGCCTTCGCGGCGGACTCGGGCTTGTGAGCCACCAGCGGCAGCTCCTCGGCGGAACCGCCGACCTTCTCGATGGCCTCGCGAGCCGAAGCCGACAGCTTGTGGACCCGCAGCGTCAGCTTCTTGGTGAGCGAACCGCTGCCGAGCACCTTCACGCCGTCGTAGCGGCCCTTCACGAGGCCCTTCTTCTCCAGGCTCTCCACGTCCACCGTGGTGCCGGCGTCGAAGCCCTCGAGGTCCGACAGGTTCACCACCGCGTAGATGGTCCGGTTGGGCGAGTTGAAACCGAACTTCGGCAGGCGGCGCTGCAGAGGGCTCTGACCGCCCTCGAAGCCCTCGAACCGCATGTTGCCGGAACGAGCCTTCTGGCCCTTGCCACCGCGACCGGCCGTCTTGCCCAGGCCGCTGCCCTGTCCACGGCCCACCCGCTTCTTCCGGTGCCAGGAGCCCTCGGGCCGCTTCAGATTGTTGAGCGTCGTCGACATTGTCTGAGTCCTCTTACCTAGGCCTTGGCGGCCTGGGCCTCGCGGGCGCGCGCGGCGTCCCGGGCCCGGATCTTCCGAGGCTTGCGACGGGTGACCTTGGGGGCATCACCCTGCACCGTCTCGGCCGTCACCAGGTGACGGACCTTGTTCACCAGACCACGCACCGTGGGCGTGTCCTGAAGGATTCGCTCGGAGCCGAACTTCTTCAGCCCGAGGCTCGCGATGGTCGCGAGCTGGTCCACGGAAGAACCCGCGGAGCTCTTCGTCAGCTTGACCTTCAGCGCCATGATTAGCCCCTCGCCTCTTCGGACTTCGTGGGACCCACGTCCTTGCCGCGCAGGCGGGACACCTGCTCGGGGGAGCGCAGATTCTTCAGCCCGGCCACCGTGGCCTTGAGCACGTTGTGGGGGTTCCGCGAGCCCTGGCTCTTGGTCAGGATGTTGCGGATGCCCGCCGCCTCGAGGACCGCACGCACCGCGCCACCGGCGATGACGCCCGTACCCTCACCCGCCGGCTTGAGCAGCACCCAGCCCGCGCCGAAGTGCCCGAGCACCTCGTGAGGAATGGTGTGACCCTGCAGCGGAACGCGGAACAGGTTCTTCTTGGCGTTCTCACCACCCTTGCGGATGGCCTCGGGAACTTCGTTGGCCTTGCCCAGGCCCACGCCAACATGACCGGAGCCGTCACCCACCACCACGAGGGCGGCGAACGAGAACCGCCGGCCACCCTTCACCACCTTGGCCACGCGGTTGATGTTCACCACGCGGTCGGTGAGGTCGAGATCGTTCGGATTGATCGGAGTTGCCACTTGGGAACTTCCTTCTTCGAAAGGTGTCTTAGAACTTCAGCCCGGCCTCGCGCGCGGCATCGGCCACGGCGGCGATCCGACCATGGTACGGGAAGCCGTTGCGGTCGAACACCACCGCCTCGACATTGGCCGCCTTGCACTTCTCCGCGATCAGCGATCCCACGCGCTTGGCGTCGGCCTTCTTGTCGCCCTCGTCCTTGCCCTTGAGATCCTTGGACAGCGAGGAGGCGTAGGCCAGGGTACGACCCGTGGTGTCGTCCACCACCTGGGCGTAGATGTGCTTGAGGCTCTTGTAGACCGTGAGCCGCGGGCGCTCGGTGGTACCCGAGAGCTTCTTGCGGATGCGGTTCTTCCTCTTGATGCGCGGATCGACCTTGTTCGACATGGCTGATTCCTTCTCCGTCCGGCGGCGATGGGGAGTTCCGCCCCCGGATGATCGCATGGCCCTCTTTGGGGCCATGCGGTTGGGTGTTCACTACGACTAGGCGGTACCGGTCTTGCCTTCCTTCCGGCGGATCTTCTCGGTCGCGTACTTGATGCCCTTGCCCTTGTACGGCTCGGGCGGGCGCAGCGCGCGAATGTTGACGGCGGCCGCGCCAAGGACTTCCTTGTCCGCGGAACGCAACGTCAGACCCAGCGTGGGCAGACCGTCCTCGGTGCGGGCGGTCTTGTCGACCTCGGCCGTCACGCCCTCGGGAAGGTTGAACACCACCGGGTGGGAGTAACCCAGCGCGAAGTTGATCGCCTTGCCCTTGACCTCGGCGCGGAAACCGACGCCGCGGATGTCCAGACGGCGCTCGAACCCCGTGGACACGCCCTTGGCCGCATTGGCCAGAAGCGTACGGGTCAGGCCGTGCAGGCTGCGGGACTCGCGCGACTCATCCTCGCGCTCCACCCGAACCTCGTTGCCCGCGATCGTCACCTTCACGCCCTTGGCGGGAAGCTGAACGACCATCTTGCCCTTGGGGCCTTCAAAACTGACCTGGCGGCCCACCACAGTGGCCTTCGTCTTGTCCGCCAGCTTGACCGGAAGCTTTCCAATCCGACTCATGATTCCCTCGTGCAGGACCAGGTCGCGGCCGAAGCCGCGGCACCCGGACCGCTGGCTAGTAGACGGTGCAGAGCAGCTCGCCGCCGACCTTCTGCTTGCGAGCCTCGGAATCCACCAGGACGCCCTTGGAGGTGGACAGGATCGAGATGCCGAGTCCCCCGAGAACCTGGGGGATTTCACGCACGTTGACGTAACGGCGCAGGCCGGGCTTGGAGATGCGGCGGATGCCCGTGATGGCCGGAGCGCGATCCGGACCGTACTTGAGCTGCACGGAGATCTCGTTCTGCGGCGCGCGCTCGTGGACCGTGAAGTCCCCGATGAAGCCCTCGGACTTGAGGACCTTGATGATCTCGAGCTTGAGGTTCGAGTGGGGCATGACGACCTTGTCGTGCCGCGCACGCGAACCGTTGCGCAGACGGGTCAGCATGTCGCCGATGGGATCGTTGACGACCGACATGAATGGCTACCTTCCTGGCGAGGCGGCCAGGCCGACCTCGCGTTCGCAACCGCCGCGCCTGCTGGGCCCATCCCAGGGGTTCGCCACGGTTGCACAGCATGAACTCACAACGAGGTCCCCGACTCCAACGGGAGCCCGGGGACCCGCGTCCGATACTACCAGGACGACTTGGTGACGCCGGTGACCTCACCGCGCAGGGCGCGGTTGCGGAAGCAGATGCGGCACATGTTGAACTTCCGCAGGAACGCGCGCGGACGGCCGCACAGAGGGCAGCGGTTGTAGGCGCGGACGGCGAACTTCGGCTTGCGCTTCGCCTGAGCGATCTTCGAGAGCTTGGCCATGGGTGCGGATCCTCGTTACTGGCGGAACGGCATACCGAAGTGACGCATCAGCGCCAGCCCCTGCTCGTCGTTTTCCGCAGTGGTGACGAAGCTGATGTTCAGCCCCTTCACCTTCTCGATCTGGTCGTAGTTGATTTCCGGGAAGATGATCTGCTCGCGCACGCCCAGGGTGTAGTTGCCCTTGCCGTCGAACGCCTTGGGCGACACGCCCTTGAAGTCGCGAACGCGGGGCAGCGCCACCGTGATGAGGCGGTCGAGGAACTCGTACATCCGGTCGCCGCGCAGCGTGACCGCGGCACCGATGGCCTGGCCCTGGCGCAGCTTGAAGTTCGCGATCGACTTGCGAGCGCGGGTCACCACGGGCTTCTGGCCGGTGATGGCGCCGAGCTGGTCCACGGCGGACTCGAGGATCTTGGCGTTGGCGAGCGCCTCGCCGAGGCCCATGTTGACGACGATCTTCTCGAGACGCGGAACCTGCATGGGGTTCTTGAGCCCCAGCTCCTTCATGAGGGCGGACACGCCTTCCTTACGGAAGCGCAGCTTGAGCCGCGCCGGCTTGGCCTCGAGACCTTCCTCGATGTTCGCCGCGAATCCAGCCTTCTTGACTTCGTCCTTCTTGCGGCCCCTCTTTTCCTTCTTCGCCGCGTCCTTCTTCTCTTCGGCCATCGTCTTGTCCCCTGCTTCGGAGCGCCGCTCTAGACCCCGCGCGCCGATCAGTCGTTCGTGAAAAGTGAAAACACCGGAGCCCTACGGGTCCTTCGGAGCCCCGGTGACGCATGCTTGTCTGCTCTCCCCTCACCCGGGCAGGGCGAAGGGCGCGCATACATGCCTGAACCGCCGACCCTAGTCAATCAGGCCGTTGCAATCCTTGCGCTTGCAGAACCGCTTCTTCTTGTCCCCGTCCAGCCGGATGCCGACCCGGGTCGGCTTGCCGCACTTGGCGCAGACCAGCTGCACGTCCGAGATGTGGATCGTACCGGGCTTCTCGACGATGCCACCCTCGGGCTGCTGCTGCGTCTTGCGCAGGTGCCGCTTGACGACGCGCAGACCCTCGACGGTCACGCGCTCGGCCTCGCGGTCGATCTTCAGGATCTTGCCGCGCTTGGTCGCCTCGGTCTTCTCCGAGCGCTCTGCGCCGGCGATGACCTGCACGGTGTCTCCAACCTTGAGCTTCTCCATGGTTCCTCTCCCTCCTCGCGGACCGCCTGATGCCCTACTAGAGGACCTCGGGAGCGAGCGAGATGATCTTCATGAACTTGCGGGCGCGGAGCTCGCGGGCCACCGGCCCGAAGATGCGCGTCCCGATGGGCTCCATGTCCTTGTTGATGAGGACGGCGGAGTTGCCATCGAACTTGATGTAGCTGCCGTCGGGGCGACCCACTTCGCGCGCCGTGCGCACGATCACCGCCTTGGCCACGTCACCCTTCTTCACCTTGGAGTTGGGCAGCGCCTCGCGGATCGACACGACGATCACATCGCCGATGGACGCGTACTTGCGCTTGGAACCACCCAGCACCTTGATGCAGAACACCTTCTTGGCGCCCGAGTTGTCGGCCACGTCGAGCACGCTCGTCATCTGAATCATCTGGAATTCCCTCTCTCAGCTTGCTGCAGGCCCATCCGTTTCGGACGGGCTCCGCGCGGCTCGAGCCACGGTCCCCGCGCGCCAGGTGGCTGCGCGGGCTCGGACGGCTCAGACGTTCTTGGTCTTCTCCAACACCTCGACCACGCGCCAGCGCTTGTCCTTCGAAGCGGGACGGGTCTCGGCGATGCGCACGCGGTCACCCTCGTTGATGGTGATCTTCGCCGGGTAGTCGTGATCCTCGACGTGCGCCTTGTACTTCTCCCGCGCGTTCAGGATCTTCCCGTACTTGGGGTGAGCCGAGCGGCGCGAGACGGTGACCACCACCGTCTTCTGCATCTTGTTGGAGGTCACGATGCCCACGCGGGTCTTGGGACGGCCGCGGGAGGGGGTCGTGGCGGGAGTGGATTGAGTCGCTTCAGCCATGAGAAAAGCTCCTAAGCCTTCTTCTCCGTCCGGGCCTTCTCACCCAGGACGGTCAGGATGCGCGCCAGATCGCGCTTGTGCTGGGTCCGCTCGGACGGGTTGTCCAGCGAGCCGGTTGCCCGCTTCAGCTGGTCCTGGAACAGCGTGTCGCGCAACTCCGCCGCGCGCCGCTTCAGGTCGTCCGCCGAGAGATCCTTGAGTTCTTTCGCAGTCGCCATTTCAAATCTCCTCAGAGCCAGCGGGCGACTCTCATATCAAAGAGCCGCCCGCGGCGGAACTAGAGCGCCAGCTCGCTGCGGGTGACGATCTTCGTCAGCACCGGCAGCTTGGCCTGGGCCAGCTTCAACGCGGCGTTGGCCACCTCGGGCGTCGTACCCTCCATCTCGTAGAGGATGCGACCGGGCTTGACCACCGCGACGTAGTACTCCACGCCACCCTTACCGGTACCCATGCGGGTCTCGGCGGGCTTCTTGGTGATGGGCTTGTCCGGGAACACGCGGATCCAGATCTTGCCACCACGCTTGATGTGGCGCGTCATCGCGATACGGGCCGCCTCGATCTGCCGCGAGGTGAGCCACCCCGGCTGCAGGGACATGAGGCCGTACTCACCGTAGGTGAGATCGCTGCCACGATGAGCCAGGCCCGGCATGCGGCCCTTGTGCATCTTGCGGAACTTCGTACGAGCAGGCTGAAGCATCGTCGGTATCCTTCAATCCCAACGGAGCCGCTCCTTGGGGGAGCGGCTCCCGGAGAGGTTAGCGGGTGGAGGCCGGCGCGGCGCCCTGGCCACCCTTGGTGGGAAGGATGTCGCCGCGGCAGATCCACACCTTGCAGCCGATCTTGCCGTAGGTCGTCTTCGCCTCGGCGAAACCGTAGTCGATGTCCGAGCGGAGGGTGTGCAGGGGCACGCGGCCCTCGCGGTACCACTCGTAGCGAGCCATTTCCGCGCCACCGAGGCGGCCGGAGCAGGACACGCGGATACCCTTCGCGCCGAACTTCATCGCGGTCTGCAGCGCCTTCTTCATGGCGCGGCGGAAGGCGATCCGGCGCTCGAGCTGGGTGGCGATGTTCTCGGCCACCAGCTGCGCGTCGGTCTCGGCCTTGCGAACCTCGACGATGTTGAGGAAGACCTCGTTCTTCGTGAACTGCTGGAGGTCCTTCTTCACCGTCTCAATGCCCGCGCCGCGCTTGCCGATGACGATGCCGGGACGCGCGGTGTGCACGTTGACCTTCACCTTGTTCGCCGCGCGCTCGATCTCCACCTTGGAGACACCCGCGTGGTTGAGCGACTTCTTCACGAACTCGCGGATGCGGATGTCTTCATGCAGCCACTGCGCGTAGTTCTTGTGCTCGAACCACTTGGAGTCCCAGGTCTTGATGACCCCGAGGCGGAACCCAATGGGATGGACTTTCTGGCCCAACGTGCGTCTCCTTCAATCGGTTGCGTGGTGCGCCAGGCGGGCGGCCTACTACTTGGCCGCCTCGGCCAGGACCACGTGAATGTGGCTGGTCTTCTTGTTGATGCGCGAGGCCCGGCCCATGGCGCGCGGCATGTAGCGGCGCTGGGTCGGACCCTGATCCACCGAGATCGTCTTCACGACGAGCTTGTCCACATCGACCTGCCCCTTGGACAGGTCGGTCGCGTTGGCCACGGCGCTCTTGATGAGCTTGGCCACCGGGAGTGCCGCGGCGCGGCTGGTGAAGCGCAGGATGTTCAGGGCCTGTCCGACCGACTTGCCCCGGATAAGCGCCGCCACCGTGGAAACCTTCCGCGGCGACATGCTCAGAAACCTCAGATGTGCCTTCGACTCCATGTCATCTCCTCTGGCGGACGCCGCCTGTCAGCGGGGCCGACTACTTGCCCTTGGCGACCTTCTTCTCCGCCGAGTGACCGCCGAACGTACGCGTCGGGGCGAACTCGCCGAGCTTGTGGCCCACCATGTTCTCGGTCACGAAGACGGGGATGAACTTGCGGCCGTTGTGCACCGCGAAGGTGTGACCCACGAACTCCGGAAGGATGGTCGAACGGCGGGACCACGTCTTCACGACACTCTTCTTGTTCGTCTTGATCATGTCCTCGACCTTCTTGACGAGGTAACCATCGACGAACGGACCCTTCTTAATCGAACGCGCCATTGCTTGAACCCTCGACTACTGGCTGCGCGCGCCCGGACGGCGGACGCTCACGATGAACTTGTCAGTGCGCTTGTTCGTGCGCGTGCTCAGACCCTTGGTCTTCTGGCCCCACGGAGACACGGGGTGCGGATTACCCTGGCCGGACTTGCCCTCACCACCACCGTGCGGGTGGTCGACCGGGTTCATCGCCAGACCGCGGACGGTGGGACGAATGCCCAGCCAGCGGCTGCGGCCCGCCTTGCCGATGCGGATGATCTCGTGCTCCAGGTTACCGACCTGGCCCACGGTGGCGCGGCACTCGATGAGCACCATGCGCACCGCGCCGGAGGGCAGACGCACCTGGGCGTAGCGACCCTCCTTCGCCATCAGCTGGCCGGAGGAACCCGCCGAGCGGATGATCTGCGCACCGCGACCGGGCTTGAGCTCCACGTTGTGGATGATCGTACCCACCGGGATGTTGATGAGCGGCAGGCTGTTGCCCGGACGGATGTCCGCGTTCTCGCCCGCCATCACCGTGTCGCCGACCTTGATGTCAACGGGGGCGATGATGTAGCGCTTCTCGCCATCCGCGTAGTGCAGGAGGGCGATGTTGGCGGAGCGGTTCGGATCGTACTCCACCGCCGCGACCTTGGCCGGCACGCCGTCCTTGTCACGACGCTTGAAGTCGATGATGCGGTAGCGACGCTTGTGACCACCACCCTGGTGACGCCGGGTGATGTGACCGTGAGCGTTGCGGCCACCGGACTTGGACAGAGACTCGGTGAGCTTCTTCTCCGGCGTGCCCTTGGTGATGTCCGCGAAGTCGGACACCGTCATGAGGCGGCGGGCGGCGGAGGTCGGCTTATACTTCTTGATGCCCATAGTGGTCCTCTACGTCAGTCAGCGCAGTGCGCTAGACCGCGCCTCCCTCGAAGAGCTCGATCTTGTCCCCCTCCTTGAGGGTGACGACCGCCTTCTTGAAGTTCGGCCGCTTGCCGATCGAGCGCCCCACGCGCTTGGTCTTGCCGCGAACGATGTTGGTGCGCACGCCCTCGACGCTCACCTTGAACAGCTTCTCGACAGCGTTGGCCACGTCGTACTTGGTGGCCTTC includes:
- a CDS encoding 50S ribosomal protein L23, which produces MNANDVIKGPLITEKLDQAREKFRQYSFIVDKKATKYDVANAVEKLFKVSVEGVRTNIVRGKTKRVGRSIGKRPNFKKAVVTLKEGDKIELFEGGAV